A DNA window from Arachis hypogaea cultivar Tifrunner chromosome 18, arahy.Tifrunner.gnm2.J5K5, whole genome shotgun sequence contains the following coding sequences:
- the LOC112771969 gene encoding MLP-like protein 43, translating into MALTGKLSFETVIRSPAAKFFNLMARQLHHLQNICERIHAAKLQVGNDWDSVGGSVKHWTYIIDGKVVTCNETIDIIDEQKYLVIYNLFDGDISKNYKVFKLAFQVSDNSNNSGTLVTWSVEYEKINNDVEAPYGYMEYLDKSTKEIDAYLLKA; encoded by the exons ATGGCACTTACTGGTAAGCTTAGCTTTGAAACTGTGATCCGTTCACCTGCTGCAAAGTTCTTCAACCTCATGGCAAGGCAACTCCACCATCTTCAAAATATTTGTGAAAGAATCCATGCGGCGAAACTCCAAGTCGGTAATGACTGGGATAGTGTTGGTGGTTCAGTTAAACACTGGACTTATATCATAG ATGGCAAGGTGGTTACATGTAATGAGACGATTGACATCATTGATGAGCAGAAATATTTGGTGATATACAACCTCTTTGATGGAGATATCAGTAAAAACTATAAGGTTTTTAAGCTAGCTTTTCAAGTGAGTGACAATAGTAATAATAGCGGCACTTTAGTTACCTGGAGTGTTGAATATGAGAAGATCAACAATGATGTTGAAGCTCCATATGGCTACATGGAGTATCTTGACAAGTCCACTAAAGAAATTGATGCTTATCTTCTCAAGGCATAA